GTCCGACGATGACGGGCAAGATTTCTGGACGGAAAGCGCTTCTAATTGCTGCAGCACTGGGAATTGTTGGCGAAGCGTTACTATTTATGACAACTTGGCAAGCGGGCGTTATTGGCCTGATCGGTATTTTCTTATACGTTGTTGTTTACTCGATGTGGGCAAAACGCAAGCTCGTAAGTAATACGGTGATCGGAAGTTTTTCTGGAGCCGTGCCACCGCTAATTGGTTGGTTCGCGGTTGAACCGAGTTTCAGCGCTGTTCCGATTATGCTATTTCTTGTCATGTTTTGTTGGCAACCGCCTCATTTCTATGCAATCGCAATCAAGCGTAGAGAAGAGTATGCAGCCGCAGGAATCCCGATGTTACCAGTTGTGAAAGGGATTGAACGCACAAAATGGAGCACACTTTTCTGGGTTGTTCTATTGACTATTTTGCCATTCTTCATGTGGGAACTTGGACTTGTGTATGTTATCCTTGCAACAGTTCTAAATGTCATTTGGTTGGCGCTTTGTCTATACGGATTTAAAATGGAGGACAGCATGAAATGGGCGCGCATTAGCTTTGTGTA
The sequence above is drawn from the Listeria weihenstephanensis genome and encodes:
- the cyoE gene encoding heme o synthase, producing the protein MNQMEKTVKVDAVDKFTVKDFTELVKIGIVNSNTITAFTGMWLAFQLTGVSFMQNLDILIFTILGSGMVVAASGAFNNVIDRDIDGIMERTKNRPTMTGKISGRKALLIAAALGIVGEALLFMTTWQAGVIGLIGIFLYVVVYSMWAKRKLVSNTVIGSFSGAVPPLIGWFAVEPSFSAVPIMLFLVMFCWQPPHFYAIAIKRREEYAAAGIPMLPVVKGIERTKWSTLFWVVLLTILPFFMWELGLVYVILATVLNVIWLALCLYGFKMEDSMKWARISFVYSINYMTILFVSMVIIGVFL